The Mammaliicoccus sciuri genome window below encodes:
- the trxB gene encoding thioredoxin-disulfide reductase translates to MTTQVDYDVIIVGAGPAGMTAAVYASRANLSTVMIERGMPGGQMANTEDVENFPGFDLITGPDLSTKMFTHAQKFGAKYEYGDIKEIEDKGSYKVVNMGDKTLTARAIIIATGAEYKKIGVPGEQELGGRGVSYCAVCDGAFFKGKNLYVIGGGDSAVEEGIFLTKFADKVTIVHRRDELRAQKIIQDRAFKNEKIDFIWNTTLKTINEKDGKVGSVTLVSTEDGSESEHQADGVFIYIGMKPLTKPFESLGILNENGYIETNDEMETKVPGVYAAGDVREKTLRQIVTATGDGSIAAQNAQAYIESLEDEEQLI, encoded by the coding sequence ATGACTACACAAGTAGATTATGATGTAATTATAGTTGGGGCAGGACCAGCAGGAATGACTGCTGCAGTGTATGCTTCAAGAGCAAATTTATCAACTGTAATGATAGAACGAGGTATGCCAGGTGGACAAATGGCAAACACTGAAGATGTAGAGAACTTCCCTGGCTTTGATTTAATAACAGGTCCAGACTTATCAACTAAAATGTTTACACATGCACAAAAATTTGGTGCTAAATATGAATATGGTGACATTAAAGAAATTGAAGATAAAGGATCTTATAAAGTTGTAAATATGGGTGACAAAACATTAACAGCTCGTGCAATTATCATTGCAACAGGTGCAGAGTACAAAAAAATAGGTGTACCAGGTGAACAAGAATTAGGTGGACGCGGTGTAAGTTACTGTGCAGTATGTGACGGTGCATTCTTTAAAGGGAAAAACTTATACGTAATCGGTGGCGGAGATTCAGCTGTCGAAGAAGGTATTTTCTTAACTAAATTTGCAGACAAAGTTACAATTGTTCACAGAAGAGACGAATTAAGAGCTCAAAAAATCATTCAAGACCGTGCATTTAAAAATGAAAAAATTGATTTCATTTGGAACACAACATTAAAAACAATTAATGAAAAAGATGGTAAAGTAGGATCAGTAACATTAGTTTCAACTGAAGATGGATCAGAGTCAGAACACCAAGCTGATGGTGTATTCATCTATATCGGTATGAAACCATTAACTAAACCATTTGAATCATTAGGTATTTTAAATGAAAATGGCTATATCGAAACAAATGATGAAATGGAAACTAAAGTACCAGGTGTATATGCAGCAGGAGATGTTCGTGAAAAAACATTACGTCAAATCGTTACAGCAACAGGTGACGGCAGTATTGCAGCACAAAATGCACAAGCATATATCGAATCATTAGAAGACGAAGAACAATTAATATAA
- a CDS encoding gluconeogenesis factor YvcK family protein — protein MKKLKVVLIGGGTGLSVLARGLKEYPIDITAIVTVADDGGSTGKIRDVMDIPAPGDIRNVLAALSDTEPMLEKLFQYRFEEEELGSHSIGNLLLAAMTNITDDFGHAVKELSKLLNIKGQVIPSTTRSVVLNAVMSDGEIIVGESKIPKTDKKIEKVFLTPQDIEPMKEAIDAIEEADLIVMGPGSLYTSIMPNLILNKVKDAIVNTEAERLYVCNLMTQKGETTGYSVSDHVKAIHDHVGASFIDFVICQNERFDKDILLRYEQEEAKQVEFDGEKLKDMGVQCIHDNELVSITPHQYIRHNNKVLAQLIYEIALREISTIQYKKDK, from the coding sequence ATGAAAAAATTAAAAGTCGTCTTAATTGGCGGAGGAACCGGCCTTTCTGTATTAGCAAGAGGGTTAAAGGAATATCCAATAGATATTACAGCCATCGTAACTGTAGCAGATGATGGTGGTAGTACTGGTAAAATTCGTGATGTGATGGATATACCTGCTCCTGGCGATATCAGAAACGTATTAGCAGCACTTAGTGACACAGAACCAATGCTTGAAAAGTTGTTCCAATATCGTTTTGAAGAAGAAGAACTTGGAAGTCATTCAATTGGAAATTTATTGCTAGCTGCCATGACAAATATTACGGATGATTTTGGACATGCTGTAAAAGAATTAAGTAAGTTGTTGAATATTAAAGGGCAAGTCATTCCATCAACAACAAGAAGTGTTGTACTGAATGCAGTTATGTCAGATGGTGAAATCATTGTCGGAGAATCTAAAATTCCTAAGACAGATAAGAAAATTGAAAAAGTATTTTTAACGCCTCAAGATATTGAACCGATGAAAGAAGCAATAGATGCGATTGAAGAAGCAGATTTAATCGTTATGGGACCAGGTTCTTTATATACAAGTATAATGCCTAATTTAATTTTGAATAAAGTTAAAGATGCAATTGTTAATACTGAAGCGGAAAGATTATATGTATGTAACCTTATGACTCAAAAAGGTGAAACAACAGGTTATTCAGTAAGTGACCATGTTAAAGCTATTCATGACCATGTAGGCGCATCATTTATTGACTTTGTAATATGTCAAAATGAGCGTTTCGATAAAGATATCTTATTAAGATATGAACAAGAAGAAGCTAAACAAGTTGAATTTGATGGTGAGAAATTGAAAGACATGGGTGTACAATGTATTCATGATAATGAATTAGTGAGTATCACACCTCATCAATACATTAGACATAATAATAAAGTATTGGCACAACTCATTTATGAAATCGCCTTGAGAGAAATCAGTACAATTCAATATAAGAAAGATAAGTAA
- the rapZ gene encoding RNase adapter RapZ, whose protein sequence is MQPIDKTNVKNELLVVTGMSGAGKSVALQALEDLGYFCVDNLPPILLQKFVDLMDQGNPSLSKVAIGIDLRGKDFFGNLRDELDYIQSEKKVLVDILFLEASDKKLISRYKETRRTHPLSEEGSLLSAIERERSLLSDIKGISNFVIDTTEKKPKELKQELVEAFEEDPSTTFQVRVMSFGFKHGMPIDADIVFDVRFLPNPYYVEELRPMTGLDDEVYQYVMKWKETNTFYKKFSDLLMFMLPGYKKEGKSQLTIAIGCTGGQHRSVALAKRLGEDIKENFDYAVYTSHRDAHIESKPKS, encoded by the coding sequence ATGCAACCTATCGACAAAACTAATGTAAAAAATGAACTTCTCGTAGTTACAGGAATGTCCGGTGCGGGTAAATCAGTCGCGCTACAAGCTCTAGAAGATTTAGGATACTTTTGTGTTGATAATTTACCACCTATATTATTGCAAAAATTTGTTGATTTAATGGATCAAGGGAATCCTTCTTTATCAAAAGTTGCAATTGGTATCGATTTAAGAGGTAAGGATTTCTTTGGTAATTTAAGAGATGAATTAGATTATATACAAAGTGAGAAAAAAGTATTAGTAGATATTTTATTTTTAGAAGCGAGCGATAAAAAATTAATTTCTAGATATAAAGAAACTAGAAGAACGCATCCTTTAAGTGAGGAAGGTAGTTTATTATCTGCAATTGAAAGAGAAAGATCTTTATTAAGTGATATTAAAGGTATCAGTAACTTTGTGATTGATACGACTGAAAAGAAACCTAAAGAATTGAAACAAGAACTTGTAGAAGCATTTGAAGAAGATCCTTCTACAACATTTCAAGTAAGAGTGATGAGCTTTGGATTCAAACATGGTATGCCCATTGATGCAGATATAGTCTTTGATGTACGATTTTTGCCAAATCCATATTATGTTGAAGAGTTAAGACCTATGACAGGTCTCGACGATGAAGTTTATCAATATGTGATGAAATGGAAAGAGACGAATACATTTTATAAAAAGTTTAGTGATCTGTTAATGTTTATGTTGCCAGGTTATAAGAAAGAAGGGAAATCCCAATTGACGATTGCAATCGGTTGTACAGGTGGTCAACATAGGTCTGTTGCACTTGCAAAACGTTTAGGTGAAGATATTAAAGAGAACTTTGACTATGCTGTGTATACATCACATCGCGATGCACATATTGAAAGTAAGCCAAAATCATGA